In Subdoligranulum variabile, the genomic stretch CAATACATTATAATAGAGAACGGTATAGGGCGCGGAATTGTGCCGCGCGGTTTTTACAAAACCTGAATAAGAGAATGGATGTGTACTACGAGATGAGCATTTTCAACGTGTTCACCCTCATGGGCGGCATTGCCATGTTCCTGTATGGCATGGACCTGATGGGGAAAGCTCTGGAACAGACCGCCGGCAGCAAGCTGCAGGGGATCCTGTCCTCGATGACCTCCAGCCCCATCCGGGGTCTTCTGCTGGGCATGGCGGTCACCGCCGTCATTCAGTCCAGCGGTGCCACCACCGTCATGGCCGTGGGCTTCGTCAACTCCGGCCTGATGGAGCTGCACCAGGCCATCGGCGTCATCATGGGTGCCAACATCGGCACCACCGTCACCGGCTGGCTGCTCTCCCTGTCCGGCCTGGAAGGGGACAGCTTCTTCATCAACATGCTCAACCCCAATGCCTGGAGCCCCATCCTGGGCTTCATCGGCATCTGGATGTTCATGCTGGGCAAGGACCGCAAGCGCGGCATCGGCCAGATCATGCTGGGCTTTGCCATCCTCATGGCCGGCATGAACACCATGTCCACCTCCATGGCTCCTCTGGCCGATGAGCAGTGGTTCATGGACCTCTTCCTCAGCTTCTCCAACCCCATCCTGGGCGTGGTGGCCGGCGCGGTGCTCACCGCCATCCTCCAGTCCTCCTCCGCCTCGGTGGGTATCCTCCAGGCCCTGAGCAGCACCGGCGCGGTGACCTACTCTGCCGCCGTGCCCATCATCATGGGCCAGAACATCGGCACCACCGTCACGGCGCTGATCTCCTCCACCGGTGCCAACAAGAACGCCAAACGCACCGCCTTTGTGCATCTCTACTTCAACCTCATCGGCACCGTGGTGTTCCTGTGCGGTTTCTACGGCCTGAACGCCCTCATCGGCTTCAGCTTCTTTAACGAAAACGCCAACACCTTCGGCATTGCCATCGTGCACACCGTCTTCAACGTGGTGACCACCGCCCTGCTGCTGCCCTTCAACCGGCTGCTGGAGCGCCTGGCCATCATGACGGTGCCCGATTCCCCGGCGGACAAGGTGGAAGAGCATGCCCTGCTGGACCAGCGTCTGCTCACCACCCCCTCGGTGGCGGTCAACCGCGCCATGCTGGTGGGCGGCGATATGGCCGAGATCTGCCGCACTTCCCTGCTGCAGGCCATGTCCACCACCCGCAAGTGGGATGACGCCATTGCCGACGAAGTCCGCCGCAAGGAGGACGCCGTGGACCACTACGAGGACGCCCTGGGCACCTATCTGGTGCAGCTGTCCAGCCGCTCGCTGAGCAAGGAGGACACCCGTACCACCAACACCCTGCTGCACACCATCGGCGATTTCGAGCGGATCTCCGACCACTCGGTGAACCTGCTGGAGGCCGCCGAGGAGATCCGGGACAAGAATATCCGCTTCAGCGACGAGGCCCTGGACGATCTGAGCGTGCTGGAAGCGGCGCTGCAGGACATCGTCAACCGTACGGTGGACGCCTTCCAGAAACACGACTGCTATGCCGCCGGCAAGATCGAGCCGCTGGAGGAGGTCGTGGACGGCCTGGTGCGGGAGGTCAAGACCCGGCACATCGCCCGTCTGCAGGCGGGCACCTGCACCATCGAGTACGGCTTCGTGCTGGATGACCTGCTCACCGACTACGAGCGCATTGCCGACCACTGCTCCAACATCGCGGTGGCCATGATCGAGGTGGCGGACGACAAGTTCGACACCCACGAGTACCTCAACAACATCAAAAACGGCGGCAGCGTCAAATTTGAGCAGCGGTACGAGAAGTACCGCGGCCGCTACACCTTCCCCCCGGAGGGTTCCGCCGAATCTGAGCCTGCCGCGGTTTCCGCTCCTGCCGGACAGGCCTAAAAGGAGTTTGGAATTTTCATGATCTATATCGTCGAAGATGACGCCAGCATCCGCGAGCTGGAACAGTATGCCCTGCAGACCAACGGCTACGAGGCCACCGGCTGTGAGGACGGCGCCAGCTTCTGGGCCGCGCTGCGGGAATCCGCCCCCGACCTGGTGATCCTGGACGTCATGCTGCCCGACGAGGACGGCTACCAGATCCTGAACAAGCTGCGCGCCGATCCCGCCACCCGCACCATCCCCGTCATCATGGTGACGGCCAAGACCAGCGAGATCGACGTGGTCAAGGGCCTGGACCACGGGGCGGACGACTATCTGTGCAAGCCTTTCGGCATCATGGAGTTTATTTCCCGGGTGAAGGCGGTGCTGCGCCGGGCCCAGGCCGCCGCACCGGCCCCCGCGCCCAAGACGCTGACCTTCGGGGCCATCGTGATGGACGACGTGGCCCGCACCGTCCGGGTGGACGGCGCCCCGGTGGAGCTTACCTTTAAAGAATACGCCCTGCTGCATCTCTTCCTGGAGCATCCCGAGCAGGTGCTGGCCCGGGAACGCATCATGAAAGAGGTGTGGGACACCGACGATCTGCTGGAATCCCGCACCATCGACATGCATGTGCGCACCCTGCGCCAGAAGCTGGGGGCAGCGGGAGAGTCCATCCGCACGGTACGCAAGGTGGGCTACAAGCTGAGCACGGAGGGCGCCGATGAGTGACGAGGAGCGCCGGCAGATCCGGCCCCGGAGCATGACCCGGCGCTACCGCCGGGGGCTGATCCTGGTGGGGGTGCTCTGTGTGCTGGCCACCCTGACCGCGGCCACGCTGCTGTTCCAGCGCAGCTACACCGAGCGGGTGGACCGGTATCTCCAGGCCCTCTGCACCACCCTGGCCGACGCCTATGCCCGGTCCGGTTCGGGGGAGGCCGCCGACCTGGCCGGTCTGGCGGCGGACAGCGGCGTGCGCTGCACGCTGATCGCCCAGGACGGCACAGTCCTCTATGACAACGAGACCAGCGAGCCCCTGCCCAGCCACGCCGACCGGCCGGAATTCCAGCAGGCGCTGGCCGAAGGGTCGGGCCGCAGCACCCGCCAGAGCAAGACGATGGACCGGGAGACCCACTACTACGCCCTGCGGCTGGACACCCCCGCCGGGGTGCAGGTGCTGCGGGTGGGCGAAGAGGTGGACAACATCTGGGGCCTCAGCGCCGACACGCTGCCCCTGCTCATCGGGGCGCTGATTCTGATTTTGCTGGGGGCGGGGCTGCTCTCCGCCTGGCTGACCCGGCTGCTGGTCCAGCCCATCAACCGGCTGGCGGAAAACCTGGACACCATCGAGGCGGATGTCCCCTATGAGGAGCTGATCCCCCTGGCCCGCACGGTCCAGACCGACCGCAAGCTGCGGGAAAACAACGAGACCATGCGCCGGGAATTCACCGCCAACGTGAGCCACGAACTGAAAACGCCCCTGACCAGCATTTCCGGCTACGCCGAACTCATCGAGACCGGCATGGCCAAAAGCGAGGATGTGCCGGCCTTTGCGGCGCGCATCCACAAGGAAGCCAGGCGGATGATCGCCCTGGTCAGCGACATCCTCCAGCTCAGCGAGCTGGACAGCACCCAGGCGGCCCGGGGCCAGAGCGCCCCGCCCGACATGGCTCCGGTGGATCTGGCGGCCCTGGTGAAGGAGATTGCCCAGACCATGACGGTGAACGCCCGCAAGGCCTATGTGACGCTGCAGTACGACGCCCATCCGGCCACCGTGCAGGGCTGCCGCGACCAGCTGGTGGAGCTGACCACCAACCTCTGCGACAACGCCATCCGCTACAACCGCCCGGGCGGCCATGTGGACCTGCGCTGCGGCGTGGGCGCGGACGGCTGCCCCTACCTGGAGGTGGAGGACAACGGCATCGGCATCCCCCAGGACAGCCAGTCCCGGGTGTTCGAGCGGTTCTACCGGGTGGACAAGAGCCGGTCCAAGGCCACCGGCGGCACCGGTCTGGGCCTGGCCATCGTCAAGCACATCGCCCTGCTCCACGACGCCCGCATCGATCTGCAGAGCCAGGTGGGCACCGGCACAACGATCAAGGTCACTTTCCCCAAAAAATCCTGAGAGTACGGAGGAACTTTGTCGGTTCCTCCGTTGTTTTATGCGTACCTTTCGTGGTATACTACCATTCGTGAGTGTTTATCCAATGATCTGATAAAGGAGCAGCCTGTATGAACGAACAATGGCTCAATCTCTACCGCACCGAGATCGAAGAATTCTATAAAAAGACCCGCGCCTTCGCGGCCGGGGACCTTTCCCGCAAGGATTACAAGGGCGCCTCCGGCGGCTTCGGCAGCTACGCCCAGCGGGACGGCACCAAACATATGCTGCGCCTGCGCCTGCCCGGCGGCCGCCTGACCGAACCCCGGCTGCAGTTCCTGGCCCGCATCGCCGGCAAATACGACATTGCCCCGCTGAAGCTCACCACCTGTGAGACCATCCAGCTGCACAACCTGACCCCCGACCTGCTGCCCGTCCTCATGGAGCAGGCCGCCTACTGCGACATCATCACCCGGGGCGGCGGCGGCGACAACCCCCGCAACGTCATGGCCAGCCCGCTGACCGGCGTACAGACCGGTGAGGCCTTCGACGTCATGCCCTGGGCCGAGGCTGCCAGCAACTATCTGCTCTCCATCTGCCGGGACATCCACATGCCCCGCAAGCTGAAGGTGGCCTTCTGCAACGGCGTGGATGACTGCGTCCATGCCACTTTCCGGGATATGGGCTTCATCGCCCAGGCCGACGGCACCTTCCGCCTCTATATCGCCGGTGGTCTGGGCAACAACCACCGCATGGGCGTGCTGGTGGAGGAGCATCTGCCCGCCTCCGATGTGCTCTACGCCATCCGGGCGATGATCGACGTCTTCTGCGCCCACGGCAACTACGAGAACCGTGCCAAGGCCCGCACCCGCTATCTCCAGGAGACGCTGGGTGCCGAGGAACTCTGCCGGGTCTACCGGGAGGCCCTGGCCGCCCGCAAAGCCGAGGGCGGTCTGGACCTGAACCTGACCCCCAAGGCCGTGACCAAGACCGGCGAGGGCACCCTGGAGGATGTCCGGGTCATCGCCCAGAAGCAGCCGGGCCTCTACGCCGTGGCCTATCACCCCATCGGCGGCATCCTGCCCACCGGCAAGCCCACCGAGCTGGCCGCCCTGCTGCGGGAGATGCCCGCCGCCGAGTGCCGTGTGGCCCCCCATGAGACCATCTATATCATCAACCTCACCGCCGACGAGGCCCGCCGCATCCTGGCCGCCACCGAGGACGGCGCCAAGACGCTGTTCGAGACCAGCGTGGCCTGCATCGGCGCAGCCATCTGCCAGCAGGGCGTCCGGGACAGCCAGGCGGCCCTGCAGGCCTGTGTGAAGGCCGTGCGGGAGGCCGGCATCCCCGACGGTGCCCTGCCCAAGGTCTGCATCTCCGGCTGCCCCTCCAGCTGCTCGGGCCACCAGGCCGGGGCCATCGGCTTCCAGGGCTGCGTGAAGCCGGTGCCGGGCGGCAAACCCGCCCCCGCCTTCCGGATGTTCCTGAACGGCAATGACGCCCTGGGCGCCGAGCAGTTCGGCGAGGTCATGGGCTTTGTCTACGAGGATCAGCTGCCCGCCCTGCTGGTGGAGCTGGGCCAGGCCGCTGCCGCCGCCGGACAGGACTGGCAGAGCTGGCACACCACCCACGGCGAGGAGCTCAAGACCATCCTGGCAAAATACCTGTAACTCCTTATACAATTTGCCCCGCAGTGTAAAAGGTTTGTCCCTTTTGCCCTGCGGGGCTTCTGTTTGCTTGACAGGGTCCGCCGGGCAGGGTATACTGGGCAGGCAAACCAACCGAAAGGGAACAAAACCATGATGAATCGTATTTTTCCTGCTCTGTGCGCCGCCCTGCTGCTGACGGGCTGCGGAGCCTCCGCCTCGGTCCAGAGCACCGCTCCGGCCGCCACGGCGGAATCCGCCCCCGCCACCGCCGAGGCTGCCGCCACCACGCTGACCTTTACCGACGCCCTGGACCGGGAAGTCACGGTGCCGGTGGAGCCCCAGCGGGTGGCCGTGCTGCTGGGCAGCTACGCCGACGTCTGGTGCCTGGCGGGCGGCCAGGACTCCCTGGTGGCCGCCGCCTCCGATGCCTGGACCGACTTTGACCTCTCCCTCAGCGACGAGGTGGCCAACCTGGGCAGCCTGATGGAGCCCAACATGGAGGAGCTCATCGCCGCCCAGCCGGACCTGGTCATTGCCAGCAGCAACACCACCTCCAACGTGGAGCTGCTGCCCAGCCTGGAGGAGCTGGGCGTGCCGGTGCTCTACTTCGGCGTGAACAGCTTCAACGACTATCTGGGGATGCTGGACGTCTGCACCCAGATCACCGGCCACCCCGAGAACTACCAGACCTACGGCCTGGACGTGCAGGCCCAGGTGGAGAAGGCCAAGGAGCAGGTGGACGGCAGCGCCCCCACGGTGCTGCTGCTGCGCTCGGCCAGCACCAGCTGCAAGGTGAAGAACAGCAAGGGCACCGTGCTGGGCGAGATCCTGGCCGACCTGGGCGCCGTGAACATCGCCGACAGTGACGAAAGCCTCCTGGAAGATCTGAGCCTGGAGCGGATCATCGCCGATGACCCCGACTACATCTTTGTGGTGTTCCAGGGCAGCGACCAGGATGCCGCCCAGAAGACGCTGGATGCGGCGCTGACCTCCAACCCGGCGTGGGACACCCTCTCCGCCGTGCAGAACGGGCACTTCTACCTGATGGAGAAGGAGCTCTACCACCTGAAGCCCAACGCTCGCTGGGGCGAGGCCTACCAGAAGGTGGCGGACATCCTGTATCCGGCCGCCTGACTTTTCCACGATACAGCAAAACCCCGGCGCCTTGGCAGGCGTCGGGGTTCTTTTGTTGTGCAGGCGGCGGGGTCAAGACCCCGCCCTACGGATAACCGGCAAAAGGGCTGCGGTTGTAGGGCGGGGATTCATCCCCGCCGTGGGAATCAGCGGCCGGTCTTTCTTCCGGCTTCAGAGAAACCGGCGGATGTCCTCGGCCAGCTTTTCCTCCAGAGCGATGAGCCGCTTGGTGATGTCCTTGGCATCCTCGCTGGCAGCCTCGTACTGGTTGAGGTAGCGGTTCAGCGACTTGACCCCCATGTTGCAGCCGTCGGTGATGAGGTCCGCGATGGTGGCGTCGCTCTCGTTCATCGTCAGCATGGCGCCGGTCTTGATCCAGGACATTCCCTGGGCGATGGGGTTGGGTTCCTTGCCCTCGTCGTGGAAGTCGTGGAGCGCCGTGACGATCTCCTTCTGCAGCTGGTCGTGTTCGGCGCGGCAGCGGGCCAGCGCGTCCCGCAGGGACTGGCTTTTGGCCACATCCATCACCTGGTCGATGGCCGAAATGCCCATGGCTACCCCGGCGTCGCACTCCCGCAGCAGCTTGATGGTATCCTCTTGAATCATCGGTATCTCTCCCTCCCGTTTTGGCTAGGATGCCCCGGAAGGGTTGCCGGTATTCACCGGCCCAGACGGACTTTGAAATCCCGGTAGCCGAACTGCACCAGCTCCCGGCAGGTGCCGTCGGCGCCGCGGGTCCAGATGGCGGGCAGCGGCATGCCGTTGAAGGTGTTGTTCTTGCAGGTGGTGTAGATGGCCATATCCCCGAAGACCAGCAGGTCGCCGGGCTGGGGTTCGGCATCGAAGCTGTAATCTCCGATGACGTCCCCCGCCAGGCAGGTGGGGCCCGCCAGCCGCACAGTGCAGGGCTTCTCCCCCGCATCGGCGGACCCGAGCAGCGGCGGGCGGTAGGGCATCTCGATGACGTCCGGCATATGGCAGGCGGCACTGGCATCCAGGATCGCCACCGTGGTGTCGCCGTTGTGCACCACATCCAGCACCCGGGTGAGGAAATACCCGGCGTTGAGGGCGCAGGCCTCCCCCGGTTCGAGATACACCGTTACCCCCCAGTCGGCCTGGGCCCGGGCGATGCATTTTTCCAGCGTGGCCACATCGTACCCCGGCCGGGTGATGTGGTGCCCGCCGCCCATGTTGAGCCACTGCATGCGGGGCAAAAGGTCCCGGAATTTGGCCGCCACGGCGTCCAGCGTCACCGCCAGGGCGTCGGCATCCTGCTCACAGAGGGTGTGGAAGTGCAGCCCGTCCAGCAGGTCCGGCAGGGCGGGATGCTCCGCCACCGCGGCGTCCCACTGGGCCCGGGTGGTGCCCAGACGGCTGCCGGGGGCGCAGGGGTCATAGATGGCGTGGCCCTCCTGGGTGGAGCATTCCGGGTTCACCCGCAGCCCCACGCTTTTGCCCGCGGCTTTTGCCATGGGGCCGAATTTTGCCAGCTGGGCCGGGGAGTTGAAGACGATATGGTCGGCCCACCGCAGCAGTTCCGCCATCTCGTCCTCCCGGTAGGCCGCGCAGAAGACGTGGACCTCCTTGCCGGGCATCTCCTCGGCGCCGAGGCGCGCTTCAAACAGGCCGCTGGCCTCGGTGCCCGCGAGACAGGGCGCCAGCACCGGGTAGAGGTCATAGTTGCTGAAGGCCTTCTGCGCCAGCAGCACTTTGCAGCCGGTGCGGGCGGCAAGGTCGCCCAGGATCTGGCCGTTGCGGGCCAGTGCCCCCTCGTCCAGCAGGTAGCAGGGGGTGGGAAGTTCGGCAAAATTTGCGGGCACCACCCCGCCCAGGGCTGCAAAATGGGCGCGGGAATCGGCGGCGGGCATCAGTCCACCAGCGCCGGAGCGCGGTTTTCGCTGCGGGGCAGGCCGTACTTGTCCAGGGCGTCCAGGAACGGGTCGGGGTTGAATTCCTCCACGGTGTAGACGCCGGGCTTGGTCCACTGGCCGGTGAGCATCATCAGGGCACCGCACATGGCCGGCACACCGGTGGTGTAGCTGATGGCCTGGCTGCCCACTTCCTTGTAGCATTCCTGGTGGTCGCAGACGTTATAGATGTAGTAGGTCTTGGGCTTGCCGTCCTTGGTGCCGGTGAAGATGCAGCCGATGTTGGTCTTGCCCTTGGTGCGGGGGCCCAGGCTGGCCGGGTCGGGCAGCAGAGCCTTGAGGAACTGGATGGGGACGATCTCCTGGCCGTTGTAGTTGATGGGGGTGGTGGAGAGCATGCCCACGTCCTCCAGGCAGCGCATATGGTCCAGGTAGCTCTGGCCGAAGGTCATGAAGAACCGGATGCGCTTGACCTCGGGGAAGTTCTTGCCCAGAGACTCGATCTCCTCGTGGTGGAGCAGGTACATATCCTTTTCGCCCACCTGGTCGAAGTTGTATTCCCGCTTGATGCTCATGGCGGGCACTTCCACCCAGCGGCCGTTCTCCATATAGCTGCCGGGGGCGCTGACTTCCCGGAGGTTGATCTCGGGGTTGAAGTTGGTAGCGAAGGCATAGCCGTGGTCGCCGCCGTTGCAGTCCAGGATGTCGATGGTGTCGATGGTGTCAAACTCATGCTTGGCGGCGTAGGCGCAGTAGGCCTGGGTCACGCCCGGGTCGAA encodes the following:
- a CDS encoding Na/Pi cotransporter family protein, whose product is MDVYYEMSIFNVFTLMGGIAMFLYGMDLMGKALEQTAGSKLQGILSSMTSSPIRGLLLGMAVTAVIQSSGATTVMAVGFVNSGLMELHQAIGVIMGANIGTTVTGWLLSLSGLEGDSFFINMLNPNAWSPILGFIGIWMFMLGKDRKRGIGQIMLGFAILMAGMNTMSTSMAPLADEQWFMDLFLSFSNPILGVVAGAVLTAILQSSSASVGILQALSSTGAVTYSAAVPIIMGQNIGTTVTALISSTGANKNAKRTAFVHLYFNLIGTVVFLCGFYGLNALIGFSFFNENANTFGIAIVHTVFNVVTTALLLPFNRLLERLAIMTVPDSPADKVEEHALLDQRLLTTPSVAVNRAMLVGGDMAEICRTSLLQAMSTTRKWDDAIADEVRRKEDAVDHYEDALGTYLVQLSSRSLSKEDTRTTNTLLHTIGDFERISDHSVNLLEAAEEIRDKNIRFSDEALDDLSVLEAALQDIVNRTVDAFQKHDCYAAGKIEPLEEVVDGLVREVKTRHIARLQAGTCTIEYGFVLDDLLTDYERIADHCSNIAVAMIEVADDKFDTHEYLNNIKNGGSVKFEQRYEKYRGRYTFPPEGSAESEPAAVSAPAGQA
- a CDS encoding response regulator transcription factor, encoding MIYIVEDDASIRELEQYALQTNGYEATGCEDGASFWAALRESAPDLVILDVMLPDEDGYQILNKLRADPATRTIPVIMVTAKTSEIDVVKGLDHGADDYLCKPFGIMEFISRVKAVLRRAQAAAPAPAPKTLTFGAIVMDDVARTVRVDGAPVELTFKEYALLHLFLEHPEQVLARERIMKEVWDTDDLLESRTIDMHVRTLRQKLGAAGESIRTVRKVGYKLSTEGADE
- a CDS encoding sensor histidine kinase — protein: MSDEERRQIRPRSMTRRYRRGLILVGVLCVLATLTAATLLFQRSYTERVDRYLQALCTTLADAYARSGSGEAADLAGLAADSGVRCTLIAQDGTVLYDNETSEPLPSHADRPEFQQALAEGSGRSTRQSKTMDRETHYYALRLDTPAGVQVLRVGEEVDNIWGLSADTLPLLIGALILILLGAGLLSAWLTRLLVQPINRLAENLDTIEADVPYEELIPLARTVQTDRKLRENNETMRREFTANVSHELKTPLTSISGYAELIETGMAKSEDVPAFAARIHKEARRMIALVSDILQLSELDSTQAARGQSAPPDMAPVDLAALVKEIAQTMTVNARKAYVTLQYDAHPATVQGCRDQLVELTTNLCDNAIRYNRPGGHVDLRCGVGADGCPYLEVEDNGIGIPQDSQSRVFERFYRVDKSRSKATGGTGLGLAIVKHIALLHDARIDLQSQVGTGTTIKVTFPKKS
- a CDS encoding nitrite/sulfite reductase, translated to MNEQWLNLYRTEIEEFYKKTRAFAAGDLSRKDYKGASGGFGSYAQRDGTKHMLRLRLPGGRLTEPRLQFLARIAGKYDIAPLKLTTCETIQLHNLTPDLLPVLMEQAAYCDIITRGGGGDNPRNVMASPLTGVQTGEAFDVMPWAEAASNYLLSICRDIHMPRKLKVAFCNGVDDCVHATFRDMGFIAQADGTFRLYIAGGLGNNHRMGVLVEEHLPASDVLYAIRAMIDVFCAHGNYENRAKARTRYLQETLGAEELCRVYREALAARKAEGGLDLNLTPKAVTKTGEGTLEDVRVIAQKQPGLYAVAYHPIGGILPTGKPTELAALLREMPAAECRVAPHETIYIINLTADEARRILAATEDGAKTLFETSVACIGAAICQQGVRDSQAALQACVKAVREAGIPDGALPKVCISGCPSSCSGHQAGAIGFQGCVKPVPGGKPAPAFRMFLNGNDALGAEQFGEVMGFVYEDQLPALLVELGQAAAAAGQDWQSWHTTHGEELKTILAKYL
- a CDS encoding ABC transporter substrate-binding protein, which codes for MMNRIFPALCAALLLTGCGASASVQSTAPAATAESAPATAEAAATTLTFTDALDREVTVPVEPQRVAVLLGSYADVWCLAGGQDSLVAAASDAWTDFDLSLSDEVANLGSLMEPNMEELIAAQPDLVIASSNTTSNVELLPSLEELGVPVLYFGVNSFNDYLGMLDVCTQITGHPENYQTYGLDVQAQVEKAKEQVDGSAPTVLLLRSASTSCKVKNSKGTVLGEILADLGAVNIADSDESLLEDLSLERIIADDPDYIFVVFQGSDQDAAQKTLDAALTSNPAWDTLSAVQNGHFYLMEKELYHLKPNARWGEAYQKVADILYPAA
- a CDS encoding carboxynorspermidine decarboxylase, which produces MPAADSRAHFAALGGVVPANFAELPTPCYLLDEGALARNGQILGDLAARTGCKVLLAQKAFSNYDLYPVLAPCLAGTEASGLFEARLGAEEMPGKEVHVFCAAYREDEMAELLRWADHIVFNSPAQLAKFGPMAKAAGKSVGLRVNPECSTQEGHAIYDPCAPGSRLGTTRAQWDAAVAEHPALPDLLDGLHFHTLCEQDADALAVTLDAVAAKFRDLLPRMQWLNMGGGHHITRPGYDVATLEKCIARAQADWGVTVYLEPGEACALNAGYFLTRVLDVVHNGDTTVAILDASAACHMPDVIEMPYRPPLLGSADAGEKPCTVRLAGPTCLAGDVIGDYSFDAEPQPGDLLVFGDMAIYTTCKNNTFNGMPLPAIWTRGADGTCRELVQFGYRDFKVRLGR
- a CDS encoding saccharopine dehydrogenase family protein encodes the protein MSKVLVIGCGGVASVAIQKCCQVSDVFTELCIASRTKSKCDALAEKLAPITKTKITTAQVDADKVDELIALIKSYQPDLVMNIALPYQDLTIMDACLACGVNYMDTANYEPENTDDPEWRAIYEKRCKEAGFSAYFDYSWQWAYKKKFEDAGLTALLGCGFDPGVTQAYCAYAAKHEFDTIDTIDILDCNGGDHGYAFATNFNPEINLREVSAPGSYMENGRWVEVPAMSIKREYNFDQVGEKDMYLLHHEEIESLGKNFPEVKRIRFFMTFGQSYLDHMRCLEDVGMLSTTPINYNGQEIVPIQFLKALLPDPASLGPRTKGKTNIGCIFTGTKDGKPKTYYIYNVCDHQECYKEVGSQAISYTTGVPAMCGALMMLTGQWTKPGVYTVEEFNPDPFLDALDKYGLPRSENRAPALVD